Within the Agromyces ramosus genome, the region TCGAAGACGATCGTCGAACGGCACTCGTTCGGCGTCTCGGCGGCGACGATCCGCAACGACATGGCGCTCCTCGAAGAAGAGGAGCTCATCGCGGCGCCGCATACCTCCTCGGGGCGCATCCCCACCGACAAGGGCTACCGCGTCTTCGTCGACCAGCTCACCGACGTGCGCCCCCTGAGCCCGGCTCAGCGCCAGGCGATCGAGACCTTCTTGGGCGAGTCGAGCGACCTCGACGAGCTCCTGGCCCGCACGGTTCGGCTCATCTCGCAGCTCACGAGGCAGCTCGCGGTCGTGCAGTACCCGAGTTTCGGCAGCGCTCGCGTGCGACACGTCGAGCTGGTCTCGCTCGCGCCGACCCGGGTGCTCTGCATCCTGATCTCCGATTCCGGGCAGGTCGAGCAGCGGCTCGCCGAGCTCGACCACCCGGTCGATGAAGAGACGCTGAGCCGTCTGCGCACGCGGCTGAACGAGATCGCGGCAGGGTCGACGATGGCGGATGCCGCGGCCCTCCTCTCCGGCGAGATCGACGACGCCGACCGGCGCCACGCCGCCGTGCTGCACACGCTCGCGGCGACCCTCGCCGAGCAGGCGCGCGTACAGCGCAGCGACCGCCTCGTGGTGGCCGGTGCGGCGAACCTCGTGCGCACCGAGCAGGACTTCGCGGGCTCGATCCTCGGGGTCATCGAGGCCATCGAGGAGCAGGTCGTGCTGCTCCGCCTGTTCGGCGAGATGGCCGGCGACGAGCACACCGTCGCCGTGCGCATCGGCCGCGAGAACGCCTCGTTCGGCCTCGGCGAGACGTCGATCGTGTCGAGCTCGTTCGAGATCCCCGGCCGCGACGTCTCGCGCCTCGGCGTCGTCGGCCCCACCCGCATGGACTACTCGCACAGCATGGCGGCCGTTCGCGCGGTCGCCCGCTACCTCTCCCGCACGCTCGGCGAGAGCTGATACCGCCGCTCGTCGCAACCGACCGGCATCCCGCAATCGAAAGGACAAGCCCTCCGTGGCCGACCATTACGAGGTCCTCGGCGTCGCGCGCGACGCCACCCCCGACGAGATCAAGAAGGCGTACCGTCGGCTCGCGCGCGAACTCCACCCCGACGTGAATCCCGGCGCCGAGGCATCCGAGCGCTTCAAGATGGTGACCCACGCCTACGACGTGCTCTCCGACCCGAAGCAGCGTGAGCAGTACGACCTCGGCGGCCAGGGCGGCTTCGGCGGGCAGAACTACGGCGGCTTCGGCGACATCTTCGAGACGTTCTTCGGGGCCGGCCAGCAGAGCCGGGGTCCGCGCTCCCGTCGCGAGCGGGGCCAAGACGCCCTGATCCGCGTCGAGGTCGGCCTCGACGAGGTGATCTTCGGCACGCACCGCGAGATGGAGGTCGACACGGCCGTCACGTGCGAGACGTGTCGCGGCACGTGCTGCCAGCCCGGCACCTCGCCCGTCACGTGCGACATCTGCCACGGCACCGGATCGATCCAGCGCCAGGTCCGTTCGCTCCTCGGCAACGTCATCACGTCGAGCCCGTGCGGCACCTGCCGCGGGTATGGCACGATCATCGCGACGCCGTGCGTGACCTGCCAGGGGCAGGGCCGCGTGCGTGCGCGCCGCACAGTGCCCGTCGACATCCCCGCCGGAGTCGACACCGGGGTGCGGCTGCAGATGCCGGGATCCGGCGAGGCCGGCCCGGCGGGCGGCCCGAACGGCGACCTCTACCTCGAGATCAAGGTCAAGAACCACGACGTCTTCAGCCGCAACGGCGACGACCTGCTCTGCACCCTCGAGGTGGCCATGACCGACGCGATCCTCGGCACGACCACGACGGTCGCGGCGCTCGACGGCGACGTCGAGGTCGAGCTTCGGCCCGGGCTGCAGAGCGGTGAGATCCTCACCGTGAAGGACCGCGGGGTCACGAAGCTCCGCGGCGCCGGCCGCGGCGACCTCAAGATCGGGGTCCACGTGGTCACGCCGACCAGGCTCTCGTCGAAGGAGCGCGATCTCATGCAGCAGTTCGCGGCGTCGAAGAAGGCGCCGGCGCCCGAGCTGAGCCATTTCCAGCAGGGCATCTTCTCGCGGCTGCGCGACCGGTTCCTCGGGTAGCGGATGCCCCGATGAGCAGCCTCTACCTCGACGAGTCCCTCGACCTGACCACCCTCGCGCCCGGGGCGACGGTCGACCTCACGGGCGACGAGGCGCGGCATGCCGTGACCGTGGCGCGAGTGCGCGCGGGCGAGCGCATCGCGATCGGCGACGGCCGGGGTGTCGTCGTACGCGGCGTCGTCACCTCGACCGGCCCCCGTGAGCTCTCGCTCGAGGCCGAGGAGGTGCTCGTCGAAGAGCCACCGGCGACCCGCATCACGCTCGTGCAGGCCCTCGCGAAGGGCGATCGCGACGAGCTCGCCGTGCAGGCCGCGACCGAGCTCGGCGTCGACGCGATCGTGCCGTGGGCCGCCGCACGTTCCGTCTCGCGCTGGGAGGGACCCAAGGCGGAGAAGGGCCGACAGCGCTGGGCGGTCATCGTGCGCGAGGCCGTGAAGCAGTCCATCCGCTCCTGGCTTCCCCAGGTCTCGCCCGTGGCGACGACCGCGCAACTGACCGAGCGTCTCGCGGGCGCCCGGGTGCTGCTTCTGGAGCCGAGCGCGACGACCGCGCTCTCGGGGTTGCAACCCGATGGCCGCGACCTCGCCCTCGTCGTGGGGCCCGAGGGCGGCATCGCGCCGTCCGAGCTCGAACGCCTCATCGCCGAGGGTGCCGAACCGGTGCGGCTCGGGGCATCCGTGCTGCGTACCTCCACGGCAGGGCCGGCCGCGATCGCCGTGCTCAATGCGACGCTCGGGCGGTGGTGAGGCATCCGTCGCTACGATGGGGTGATGACCGACTCTCGCGCAGAACCGACGCTCTTCGAGCGCATCGCCGCCCGTGAGATCCCCGCGCGCATCGTCGCAGAGACCGAGCGCGTCATCGCCTTCCACGACATCGCGCCCAAGGCGCCGGTGCACGTGGTGGTGACCCCGAAGGCGGGCGACTACCGCGACGTGGTCGAACTCGCCGGCGGCGACCCCGGGCTGCTCGCCGAGCTCGTCGCGGTGGCCCACGGCGTCGCCGACGAGCTGGCCGACGGCCAGTTCCGGCTCGTCTTCAACACCGGCGCGGCCGCGGGCCAGACCGTCTTCCACGTGCATGCCCACGTGCTCGCCGGCAACAGCTCCGCGGGTGGGCTCGAGGAGGCCACGCTTGCCGACGCCTGACCCGACCGCACCCCGACCCGCGCCGCAGTCCGCGAGCGGCGACGAGGAGCGGCTCAGCATCGACGGCATCGCGATGGTCCGCCTGCTCGGTCCCCAAGACCGACTGCTCGCGACGATCCAGCGCGAGTACCCGGGCGTCGAGGTGCATGTGCGCGGCAATGAGATCGCCATCCGGGGCGCCACCGACGAACGCCTGCGCGTGCGACGGCTCATCGAGGAACTGCTCGAGCTGGTTCGCAACGGGCAGGATCCGACACCCACCGAAGTGAGGAGCTCGGCCCGCATGCTCGAATCCGATCCCAATGCCAAGCCGTCCGAGATGCTCGGACAGGTCATCGTCTCGAGCCGCGGCAAGACCATCCGGCCGATGACCGAGGGCCAGCGCCGCTACGTCGACGCGATCGACGAGCACACCATCGTGTTCGGAATCGGACCGGCAGGCACCGGCAAGACCTACCTCGCGATGGCGAAGGCGGTGCAGGCCCTCCAGCGCAAGGAGGTGAGCCGCATCATCCTGACCCGTCCGGCCGTCGAGGCGGGCGAACGGCTCGGATTCCTCCCCGGCACCCTGACCGACAAGATCGACCCGTACCTCCGGCCGCTCTATGACGCGCTCAACGAGATGATGGACCCCGAGCTCGTGCCGAAGCTCCTCGCCTCAGGTACGGTCGAGGTCGCACCGCTCGCGTACATGCGCGGCCGCACTCTCAACGACTCCTTCGTCGTCCTCGACGAGGCGCAGAACACGACGCCCGAGCAGATGAAGATGTTCCTCACCCGGCTGGGCTTCGGCTCGCAGATGGTCGTCACCGGCGACATCACGCAGATCGACCTCCCGGGCGGCGCCAGCGGCCTCCGCCTCGTGACGCGCATCCTCGACCATGTCGACGACATCGAGTTCGTCCGGCTCACGAGCGACGACGTCGTGCGCCACACCCTCGTCGGCCGCATCGTCGACGCGTACACCGAGTACGACCAGCGCCAGCAGGCGCAGCGGTTCGAGCGCGACCAGGCGCGCGAGTTCGCCAACCGTGCCGAACGGCGCGGTCATGCCGGCCCCCGCGACCACCTGCCGAGGAAGTCCAAGTGAGCCAGACCGGCCGAGTGAGCATGACAGGAAGGCCTCGCGCGTGAGCATCGAGATCAACAACGAATCGGCGATCGACGTCGATGAGACGGCGCTCCAGCGCCTCGCGGTGTACGCACTCGACGCGATGCACGTGCACCCCGACGCGGAGCTCGCGATCGTGCTCGTCGACGAGGGCGCGATGGAGCAGCTGCACGTGCAGTGGATGGACGAGCCCGGTCCCACCGACGTGCTGAGCTTCCCCATGGATGAGCTCCGCCCGGGCACCGAAGAGCAGCCCACGCCGCCCGGGCTCCTCGGTGATGTCGTGCTGTGCCCGCAGGTCGCCCAGGCCCAGGCCCAGACCGCGGGGCATCCGCTCATCGACGAACTGCTGCTGCTGACGACGCACGGCATCCTGCACCTGCTCGGGTTCGACCACGCCGAACCCGACGAGGAGAAGGAGATGTTCGGCCTGCAGCGAGACATCCTCGTCGGATACTCGATGCAGGAGCGACGCCGCTGATCATGGAGCCCTGGCTCTTCCTCGGCGCTGCCCTCCTCCTCGTCGCCTTCGGTGGCCTCATGGCGGCCGTCGACTCCGCCATCGGCGTGAGCTCCCGCGCGGATGTCACCGACCTCGCGCTCACCGCTCGGGCGCGCCGTTCCCTGCTCGCGATCGCCGACGACACCGGCGCGCACGTGAACGCCGTCAACTTCGTGCGCATCATCGCCGAGACCACGGCGGCCGTGCTCGTGACCCTGGCCTTCACGTTCTTCATCGACAACATCTGGCTCGTGCTGCTGTACTCGGCGCTCATCATGACGGCCGTCTCGTTCGTGCTCGTCGGGGCGAGCCCACGCAGCGTCGGGCGTGCGCACGCT harbors:
- the hrcA gene encoding heat-inducible transcriptional repressor HrcA, whose amino-acid sequence is MVSERSLAVLRAIVHDYVASREPVGSKTIVERHSFGVSAATIRNDMALLEEEELIAAPHTSSGRIPTDKGYRVFVDQLTDVRPLSPAQRQAIETFLGESSDLDELLARTVRLISQLTRQLAVVQYPSFGSARVRHVELVSLAPTRVLCILISDSGQVEQRLAELDHPVDEETLSRLRTRLNEIAAGSTMADAAALLSGEIDDADRRHAAVLHTLAATLAEQARVQRSDRLVVAGAANLVRTEQDFAGSILGVIEAIEEQVVLLRLFGEMAGDEHTVAVRIGRENASFGLGETSIVSSSFEIPGRDVSRLGVVGPTRMDYSHSMAAVRAVARYLSRTLGES
- the dnaJ gene encoding molecular chaperone DnaJ, encoding MADHYEVLGVARDATPDEIKKAYRRLARELHPDVNPGAEASERFKMVTHAYDVLSDPKQREQYDLGGQGGFGGQNYGGFGDIFETFFGAGQQSRGPRSRRERGQDALIRVEVGLDEVIFGTHREMEVDTAVTCETCRGTCCQPGTSPVTCDICHGTGSIQRQVRSLLGNVITSSPCGTCRGYGTIIATPCVTCQGQGRVRARRTVPVDIPAGVDTGVRLQMPGSGEAGPAGGPNGDLYLEIKVKNHDVFSRNGDDLLCTLEVAMTDAILGTTTTVAALDGDVEVELRPGLQSGEILTVKDRGVTKLRGAGRGDLKIGVHVVTPTRLSSKERDLMQQFAASKKAPAPELSHFQQGIFSRLRDRFLG
- a CDS encoding 16S rRNA (uracil(1498)-N(3))-methyltransferase, coding for MSSLYLDESLDLTTLAPGATVDLTGDEARHAVTVARVRAGERIAIGDGRGVVVRGVVTSTGPRELSLEAEEVLVEEPPATRITLVQALAKGDRDELAVQAATELGVDAIVPWAAARSVSRWEGPKAEKGRQRWAVIVREAVKQSIRSWLPQVSPVATTAQLTERLAGARVLLLEPSATTALSGLQPDGRDLALVVGPEGGIAPSELERLIAEGAEPVRLGASVLRTSTAGPAAIAVLNATLGRW
- a CDS encoding HIT domain-containing protein; its protein translation is MTDSRAEPTLFERIAAREIPARIVAETERVIAFHDIAPKAPVHVVVTPKAGDYRDVVELAGGDPGLLAELVAVAHGVADELADGQFRLVFNTGAAAGQTVFHVHAHVLAGNSSAGGLEEATLADA
- a CDS encoding PhoH family protein; this translates as MVRLLGPQDRLLATIQREYPGVEVHVRGNEIAIRGATDERLRVRRLIEELLELVRNGQDPTPTEVRSSARMLESDPNAKPSEMLGQVIVSSRGKTIRPMTEGQRRYVDAIDEHTIVFGIGPAGTGKTYLAMAKAVQALQRKEVSRIILTRPAVEAGERLGFLPGTLTDKIDPYLRPLYDALNEMMDPELVPKLLASGTVEVAPLAYMRGRTLNDSFVVLDEAQNTTPEQMKMFLTRLGFGSQMVVTGDITQIDLPGGASGLRLVTRILDHVDDIEFVRLTSDDVVRHTLVGRIVDAYTEYDQRQQAQRFERDQAREFANRAERRGHAGPRDHLPRKSK
- the ybeY gene encoding rRNA maturation RNase YbeY, coding for MSIEINNESAIDVDETALQRLAVYALDAMHVHPDAELAIVLVDEGAMEQLHVQWMDEPGPTDVLSFPMDELRPGTEEQPTPPGLLGDVVLCPQVAQAQAQTAGHPLIDELLLLTTHGILHLLGFDHAEPDEEKEMFGLQRDILVGYSMQERRR